A stretch of Sphingorhabdus sp. YGSMI21 DNA encodes these proteins:
- a CDS encoding glycerate kinase, whose amino-acid sequence MQALQPALPANAMRDVQWPRVAGRTYLLSIGKAATQMAAAILDRLPENADGLIVTRQGYVQPGFAPDNLQIIEASHPVPDSLGAEAAQSALQAADALGEEDLLLVLMSGGASALLPAPADGISLAEKQAVTRALLRSGAPIGEMNKVRKHLSAIKGGRLAARAWPAATHMIAISDIPGDDIAMIGSGPTVADSSTCADTLAIAAKYDIELPPAIKAHLLSGALETPKADDPKMQRATAELCARPADMCAAAVEAVRSMGYEPVMLGDALEGDALELGTDHAARALAAKASGRKVALISGGEATVTLRNRNGRGGRCTAYLLACALALDGEADICGFAADSDGIDGSEDNAGAFLWPGVLDKMGGAGQARELLEQDNSYIAFEQADALLMTGASGTNVNDLRVLLIG is encoded by the coding sequence TTGCAGGCGCTGCAACCCGCGCTGCCTGCCAACGCCATGCGCGATGTTCAATGGCCCCGGGTGGCGGGCCGGACCTATCTTCTTTCCATTGGCAAGGCGGCCACGCAAATGGCTGCTGCTATACTGGATCGCCTGCCCGAGAATGCCGACGGCCTGATCGTGACGCGCCAAGGCTATGTCCAGCCGGGATTCGCGCCGGATAATCTTCAGATCATCGAGGCGTCGCATCCGGTCCCTGATTCCCTCGGCGCCGAAGCCGCGCAAAGCGCCCTGCAGGCAGCGGACGCGCTCGGCGAAGAGGATCTATTGCTGGTACTGATGTCCGGCGGGGCAAGCGCCTTGCTCCCCGCGCCGGCCGACGGGATATCGCTGGCCGAAAAACAGGCCGTGACACGCGCCCTGCTGCGCAGCGGCGCGCCGATTGGCGAAATGAACAAGGTCCGCAAGCATCTCTCGGCGATCAAGGGCGGGCGGCTGGCCGCGAGAGCCTGGCCGGCGGCAACCCATATGATTGCCATTTCCGATATTCCGGGCGACGATATCGCGATGATCGGGTCGGGGCCGACGGTTGCGGACAGCTCGACCTGCGCTGACACGCTCGCCATCGCCGCGAAATATGACATCGAGCTACCGCCCGCGATCAAGGCGCACCTTCTGTCAGGCGCGCTCGAAACCCCAAAAGCGGATGATCCGAAAATGCAACGCGCGACCGCCGAACTCTGCGCCCGGCCGGCGGACATGTGCGCAGCGGCGGTCGAAGCTGTCCGGTCCATGGGCTATGAACCGGTCATGCTGGGCGACGCGCTCGAGGGCGATGCACTGGAACTCGGGACGGACCATGCTGCGCGGGCGCTGGCCGCCAAGGCCAGTGGTCGAAAGGTTGCGCTGATATCGGGGGGCGAGGCGACCGTGACCTTGCGCAACCGCAACGGTCGCGGTGGCCGTTGCACGGCCTATCTGCTGGCCTGTGCCCTGGCGCTGGACGGGGAAGCGGATATCTGCGGATTTGCCGCCGACAGCGACGGCATAGACGGATCAGAAGACAATGCCGGCGCCTTTCTGTGGCCGGGCGTTCTGGACAAGATGGGCGGGGCAGGACAGGCACGCGAGCTGCTCGAACAGGACAATAGCTATATTGCCTTCGAACAGGCCGACGCTCTGCTGATGACCGGAGCGTCCGGCACCAATGTGAACGATTTGCGGGTGCTGCTGATCGGCTAG
- a CDS encoding sugar phosphorylase, whose amino-acid sequence MTEAAMNDRATIDHLLHRLTAHLGALYPDQDCEALAERIVDLFWPDKSQMIPRSEIADKHLWDESDVAMITYGGTIRSEGERPLRTLHRFLKQHIGQTIGAVHILPFFPYSCDDGFGVIDYLAVDEELGDWSDIERIAGDYRLMGDLVINHGSSKSVWFQQFLSGEAPGKDYYYTADPATDLGQVVRPRAHPLLTPFRTASGDRHVWSTFSSDQLDFDFTNPELLIEFVKIIAAYIDHGVRIFRLDAVAFLWKKIGTPSINLDETHEIIRLLRTLMDHHAETLVIITETNIPNHENLTYFGNQNEAHVIYNFSLPPLLVHALLTGNALYLKRLTRSNPPALTGCTYLNFTASHDGIGLRPTEGALPQGEVDQMLATIQGFGGRVSMRRGPGGTEKPYEMNISFFEAMQGTLDGPDEYQIERFMAAMAIMLALEGIPAIYIHSLLATPNGYEEVNRTGHNRSINRRQLDYDEISAKLADPETVEAQVFNRFLSLVETRKQQQAFHPNAVQFTLALPEGLFGIWRQSRERKQSIFAITNVTKEEKMLSLADINLIAGDHWWDLISGHIITDIEGEFSLSPYRTVWFSNVAPEPA is encoded by the coding sequence GTGACAGAAGCAGCCATGAATGATCGCGCCACTATCGACCATCTTCTGCACCGGCTGACGGCGCATCTGGGCGCGCTCTACCCCGATCAGGATTGCGAGGCGCTGGCGGAGCGCATCGTCGATCTGTTCTGGCCCGACAAGAGCCAGATGATCCCGCGCTCGGAAATCGCCGACAAACATTTGTGGGACGAGAGCGATGTCGCGATGATCACCTATGGCGGCACCATCCGGTCGGAGGGCGAGCGGCCGCTGCGGACTCTGCACCGCTTCCTAAAGCAGCATATCGGCCAGACCATCGGCGCCGTGCATATCCTGCCCTTTTTCCCCTATAGCTGCGATGACGGTTTCGGGGTGATCGATTATCTCGCGGTCGACGAGGAGCTGGGCGACTGGTCCGATATCGAGAGAATCGCCGGCGACTATCGTCTGATGGGCGATCTGGTGATCAATCACGGATCGAGCAAATCCGTCTGGTTCCAGCAATTTCTGTCCGGCGAGGCACCGGGCAAGGATTATTATTATACCGCCGATCCGGCCACCGATCTCGGACAGGTGGTGCGCCCACGCGCTCATCCCCTGCTGACACCGTTTCGGACCGCATCCGGCGACCGCCATGTCTGGAGCACGTTCAGCAGCGACCAGCTGGATTTCGACTTCACCAATCCCGAGCTGCTGATCGAGTTTGTCAAGATTATCGCCGCCTATATCGACCATGGCGTGCGGATATTCCGGCTCGACGCGGTCGCCTTCCTGTGGAAGAAAATCGGCACGCCCTCGATCAATCTCGACGAAACCCACGAGATCATCCGGCTGCTACGTACCTTGATGGACCATCATGCCGAGACGCTGGTCATCATCACCGAAACCAATATCCCCAATCACGAGAATCTGACCTATTTCGGCAACCAGAACGAAGCGCATGTCATCTATAATTTCTCGCTGCCGCCGCTGCTGGTCCACGCGCTGCTGACCGGCAACGCGCTCTATCTGAAGCGCTTAACCCGCAGCAATCCGCCGGCGCTGACCGGCTGCACCTATCTCAATTTCACCGCCAGCCATGACGGCATCGGCCTGCGTCCGACCGAAGGCGCCCTGCCGCAAGGCGAGGTCGACCAGATGCTGGCCACTATCCAGGGCTTTGGCGGGCGGGTGTCGATGCGGCGCGGGCCGGGCGGAACCGAGAAGCCCTATGAGATGAACATCTCCTTTTTCGAGGCGATGCAGGGAACGCTGGACGGGCCGGACGAATATCAGATCGAGCGGTTCATGGCGGCGATGGCGATCATGCTGGCGCTGGAGGGCATTCCGGCGATCTATATTCACAGCCTGCTGGCAACCCCCAACGGCTATGAAGAGGTCAACCGGACCGGCCACAACCGGTCGATTAACCGGCGCCAGCTGGATTATGATGAAATTTCCGCGAAACTGGCCGATCCGGAAACCGTCGAGGCGCAGGTATTCAACCGTTTTCTCTCACTGGTCGAAACCCGCAAACAGCAGCAGGCCTTTCACCCCAATGCGGTGCAATTCACGCTGGCGCTGCCCGAAGGCTTGTTCGGCATCTGGCGCCAGAGCCGGGAGCGGAAACAGAGCATCTTCGCCATTACCAATGTGACGAAGGAAGAGAAGATGCTGTCACTGGCGGACATCAATCTGATCGCCGGTGACCACTGGTGGGATCTGATTTCCGGCCATATCATCACCGATATCGAGGGTGAGTTTAGCCTGTCGCCTTATCGGACCGTATGGTTCAGCAACGTGGCCCCCGAACCGGCCTAG
- a CDS encoding glycosyl transferase, which yields MADFHQNGSISTLHNLSGRSVDSLEADLMGFRKANPMALVLPSLFSELEGPALENIVDELCKVPYLDDIIIGLDRADKEQFEYAKQYFSRLPQRHHILWNSGPRLTALDAELKECGLSPAEPGKGRNVWFCFGYFLSATNAQVVGLHDCDILTYDRELLARLMYPVANPTFPYVFSKGYYARTTEEKFNGRVVRLLIGPLLAALKKVCEPNDYITYLNSFRYALAGEFAMGRQVVKNIRIPSDWGLEVGVLSEVWRNQSTQSICQVEIADNYDHKHQSVSHDNPEGGLSKMSIDITKSLFRKLATDGQVFSAGTFRTLKATYFRIALDRIETFYNDAVMNGLTLDRHEEETTVELFAQNIMTAGEVFLESPNETPFMANWNRINSAIPDFTDRFKEAVRLDNED from the coding sequence ATGGCTGATTTTCATCAAAACGGTTCAATTTCCACGCTCCACAATCTGTCCGGTCGCTCGGTCGATTCGCTGGAGGCCGATTTGATGGGCTTTCGCAAAGCCAATCCCATGGCGCTGGTCCTGCCCAGTCTGTTTTCCGAACTGGAAGGTCCCGCGCTCGAAAATATCGTCGATGAACTGTGCAAGGTGCCCTATCTCGACGACATCATCATCGGGCTGGATCGCGCCGACAAGGAGCAGTTCGAATATGCGAAACAATATTTCTCGCGGCTGCCGCAACGCCATCATATCCTCTGGAACAGCGGCCCGCGGCTGACTGCGCTCGATGCGGAGCTGAAGGAATGCGGCCTGTCACCGGCGGAACCGGGCAAGGGCCGCAATGTCTGGTTCTGCTTCGGCTATTTCCTGTCTGCCACCAACGCCCAGGTGGTCGGGCTGCATGATTGCGACATATTGACCTATGACCGCGAATTGCTCGCCCGCCTGATGTATCCGGTCGCGAACCCGACTTTCCCCTATGTCTTCTCCAAAGGCTATTATGCGCGGACGACCGAGGAAAAGTTCAACGGTCGCGTGGTGCGCCTGCTGATCGGCCCGCTGCTGGCGGCGCTGAAAAAAGTCTGCGAGCCCAATGACTATATCACCTATCTGAACAGCTTCCGCTACGCGCTGGCTGGCGAGTTCGCGATGGGCCGGCAGGTCGTCAAGAATATCCGTATCCCGTCGGACTGGGGTCTGGAAGTAGGTGTTCTCTCCGAAGTGTGGCGCAACCAGTCGACCCAGTCGATCTGCCAGGTCGAGATTGCCGACAATTATGATCACAAGCACCAGTCGGTCTCGCATGACAATCCCGAAGGCGGTCTGTCGAAAATGAGCATCGACATCACCAAGTCGCTGTTCCGCAAGCTAGCCACCGACGGGCAGGTCTTTTCCGCCGGCACCTTCCGCACGCTCAAGGCGACTTATTTCCGGATCGCGCTGGATCGAATCGAGACGTTCTATAACGACGCGGTAATGAACGGCCTGACGCTTGACCGGCACGAGGAAGAAACGACGGTCGAACTGTTTGCGCAAAATATCATGACGGCGGGCGAAGTCTTTCTGGAATCACCGAACGAGACGCCCTTCATGGCCAACTGGAACCGGATCAACAGCGCTATTCCCGACTTTACCGACCGGTTCAAGGAAGCGGTCCGGCTGGATAACGAAGATTAG
- a CDS encoding HAD-IIB family hydrolase — protein MAKRPVYPVICTDLDGTLLDHHSYSAKPADGLVADLARQSLAEVVPVTSKTHAELLHLQQTLPLPFSLCVTENGSVIHGPERFLTGEGGRSGRITLGIAYPAILEQVSKLPRSLRNHFTGFADMSVDAVVEATGLARDDARRAKDRQATEPFLWSGTDSELESLAAIVVETGLRIQRGGRFYHLTGHATKEQAMARIIETIAGRKPDCDIFSIALGDGPNDLAMIEAADFGVIMPNPQGVTIVSAKPGVRTAPAPGPEGWVSAVTEILAELGLNIPES, from the coding sequence ATGGCAAAGCGACCCGTCTACCCCGTGATATGCACCGACCTGGATGGCACGCTGCTCGATCATCACAGCTATTCGGCCAAACCCGCGGATGGGCTGGTCGCTGATCTGGCCCGGCAGTCGCTGGCGGAAGTCGTCCCGGTTACCAGCAAGACCCATGCGGAACTGCTTCACCTGCAGCAGACACTGCCCCTGCCATTCTCACTCTGCGTGACGGAAAATGGTTCGGTCATTCATGGCCCCGAACGCTTTTTAACCGGCGAGGGCGGTCGATCTGGCAGGATCACATTGGGCATCGCATATCCGGCGATACTGGAACAGGTCAGCAAGCTGCCCCGCTCGCTGCGCAACCACTTTACCGGCTTTGCCGACATGTCTGTCGATGCGGTGGTCGAGGCGACCGGGCTGGCCCGCGACGATGCGCGGCGGGCGAAGGACCGTCAGGCGACCGAACCCTTTCTCTGGTCCGGCACCGACAGCGAGCTGGAATCGCTCGCTGCAATTGTCGTCGAAACCGGCCTGCGGATCCAGCGGGGCGGACGATTTTATCATCTGACCGGCCACGCGACCAAGGAGCAGGCGATGGCCCGGATCATCGAAACCATCGCCGGCCGAAAACCGGACTGCGACATTTTTTCGATCGCGCTCGGTGACGGGCCCAATGACCTGGCGATGATCGAGGCGGCCGATTTTGGCGTGATCATGCCCAATCCGCAGGGCGTCACAATTGTCTCGGCCAAGCCCGGCGTCCGCACCGCCCCGGCGCCGGGCCCGGAGGGATGGGTGAGCGCGGTCACGGAAATTCTGGCAGAATTGGGTTTAAACATTCCCGAAAGCTGA